A section of the Sporomusaceae bacterium FL31 genome encodes:
- the glpP gene encoding glycerol uptake operon antiterminator regulatory protein, which translates to MGQGTICNSLFSEGSIVPAARTINDFKSALTSTVAPSVILLFGDIIILPELLAEAKKYNKRVLVHLDLLGGIGKDKAGIKFLARMGVTGAITTKPQLVKYAREEGMIVIQRLFLMDSEALRSGIHLLHSCKPDAVEILPASVPASTIQELFKETGLPILAGGLIYTAEDAQSALQKGIHAVSTSRRDLWK; encoded by the coding sequence ATGGGACAAGGAACAATCTGTAATAGCTTATTTTCAGAGGGATCGATCGTACCTGCAGCCCGTACCATTAATGATTTTAAGAGTGCGTTAACGAGTACTGTTGCTCCAAGCGTTATATTATTGTTTGGTGATATCATTATTTTGCCTGAGCTGTTAGCTGAGGCAAAGAAGTATAATAAGCGCGTTCTGGTACATTTGGATTTACTAGGAGGTATTGGTAAGGATAAAGCTGGCATCAAGTTTTTAGCACGAATGGGTGTGACTGGTGCTATCACTACAAAACCTCAGTTAGTTAAGTATGCCAGAGAAGAGGGCATGATTGTCATCCAACGCTTATTTTTAATGGATTCAGAAGCTTTGCGCTCAGGTATTCATTTATTGCATAGCTGTAAGCCTGATGCGGTTGAAATACTGCCAGCATCTGTTCCGGCTTCTACCATTCAGGAACTTTTTAAAGAAACAGGGTTACCGATTTTAGCTGGTGGACTGATTTATACTGCTGAAGATGCCCAGAGTGCATTGCAAAAGGGAATCCATGCCGTAAGTACAAGTCGGCGAGATTTGTGGAAATAA